One Aphidius gifuensis isolate YNYX2018 linkage group LG5, ASM1490517v1, whole genome shotgun sequence genomic region harbors:
- the LOC122857862 gene encoding G-protein coupled receptor Mth2-like: MSYDIWKTIGSVQNCGFRCKKMRLFVYSFYVWGSTSVLTIVIVIIEFSPKIPDYFIKPGLNNGHCWFTSIHLAGEYIFFTGPMGIIIFFNILFFILSFIKARNIKRNLINHTNRQDSQRHDDNSQWFYLCFKLSIVTGICWSFEIISKIYLDIFEGHGWLWIIPDLFNTLQGLIIFIIFVCTGKPKKQILKIFFTTKNKLIQ, translated from the exons ATGAGTTATGATATTTGGAAAACAATtgg atcTGTACAAAATTGTGGATTtagatgtaaaaaaatgagattATTTGTTTACTCATTTTATGTTTGGGGATCAACAAGTGTCTTGACAATTGTCATTGTTATCATTGAATTTTCACCAAAAATACCAGACTATTTTATAAAGCCTGGTCTAAATAATGGCCATTGTTGGTTTACAa gtaTTCACTTGGCtggagaatatattttttttactggtcCAATGGGTATTATAATAttcttcaatatattatttttcattttgtcatttataaaAGCACGTAATATTAAAaggaatttaattaatcatacaAATAGACAAGACAGTCAACGTCATGATGATAATTCTCAATg gTTTTATCTGTGTTTCAAGCTATCAATCGTCACAGGAATTTGTTGgtcttttgaaattatttcaaaaatatatctagATATATTTGAAGGCCATGGATGGCTGTGGATTATTCcagatttatttaatacattacaaggtttaataatttttataatatttgtatgcACAGGTAaaccaaaaaaacaaatattaaaaattttttttaccacaaaaaataagttaattcaataa
- the LOC122857864 gene encoding centrosomal protein of 120 kDa-like: protein MDQLTGQNVQVVLGLLEGKGFDSVENPMIIVGTLCGGSLDSDFINPEACPVFGSDLVWEATKSELRKMRSSQEPLKVECFEYKDNGIRERLGYFVLSLRTAQIVPPDYDGNIKKNWHKLFGLRNDVKSFKPEILLSLIIEELKDSPADNNDNAESKENSDKLIVPSNLPKPYLIKNEGLIQLGAIETCQKLFILNITTGTVGNLHNLKKIKPSNDKKYFLSYKIFDNDIQSKPFKIDNKNFAINEKIVIRIRTSYDVLNTYLKYHSNFCITLKYCESILGETCVNYRSLIEAKNEENFYDNINNGKAVMTERFYMKETDKKNDTFNTDERPFIDVKLQLQYFEKKKLHTENIDSDYSLNDSIIENKISEEFDTDKQENPPGDYCYKKKLQKTENYQEKLIDTCSKKNSSDPDIYHCYCLNISLNSVKLKSGLSVGHIEFRFRHPKADTMSTTHSKIPVTTDSQLKLKDIECKLNFVSSSDEIKRLLSIYPPKISVHADDSCIGQCVLDVEELFHHKELQCQYESNLSSNDYGEIGVVGVMMKLVDLGPYNRTDQQTWEDNFGPPILDDSLTYKIIDELETWKERQQKIFYIELKKKEERHLNRLSEEWKKRREVLESSLTCSIEQCKMLTDNLNSATNDLRTRRLQSMEKEAKLIKINEELKWTYDKKFQELTETSDKLQNEFTKKLSLLEEEKKDYEKKLSSLKIKNEELENIIKKQTDNLIANQKNITIQNQNTEMLNNIKLLEKKLQDSQKSKIYFKEEWGKAIREIQMLKNNNIEVQFETSKNEFKKKNNLEEILKIDTAELTNDKLLLNQIQREIDIIKPKSSYRTDIPDESYYPTTFDSCSRLNIDTDMSISTRKIDQQELKLQKLIDERDSLLKTGSYSSDDPIIINLDKEISSIMRYL from the exons ATGGATCAATTAACTGGCCAAAATGTTCAAGTGGTACTTGGTCTTTtggaag gAAAAGGATTTGACAGTGTTGAGAATCCTATGATTATTGTTGGCACACTTTGTGGTGGATCATTAGACAGTGATTTTATAAATCCAGAAGCATGTCCAGTATTTGGATCAGATCTTGTCTGGGAGGCAACAAAAAGCGAGCTCAGAaa aatGAGATCAAGTCAAGAGCCACTTAAAGTTGAATGTTTTGAGTACAAAGATAATGGTATTAGAGAAAGACTTGGATATTTTGTATTGAGTTTACGTACAGCACAAATTGTACCACCTGATTATGatggaaatattaaaaaaaattggcacaAATTATTTGGACTGAGAAATGatgttaaatcatttaaacctgaaattttattgtcattaattattgaagaattaaaagaTTCACCAGctgataataatgacaatgctGAGAGCAAAGAAAAttctgataaattaattgtaccAAGTAATTTACCAAAgccatatttaattaaaaatgaaggACTCATTCAACTTGGAGCAATTGAAACatgtcaaaaattatttatcctaAATATAACAACTGGAACAGTTGGAAAtcttcataatttaaaaaaaataaaaccaagtaatgataaaaaatattttctttcatataaaatatttgataatgatatACAATCAAAaccatttaaaattgacaataaaaattttgcaattaatgaaaaaatagtcATCAGAATTAGAACATCATATGATGTTTTAAATacctatttaaaatatcattcaaatttttgtattacattaaaatattgtgaAAGTATTTTGGGTGAAACTTGTGTTAATTATCGGTCTCTTATTGAAgctaaaaatgaagaaaatttttatgataatattaacaatggtAAAGCTGTGATGACTGAAAGATTTTACATGAAagaaactgataaaaaaaatgatactttTAATACTGATGAAAGACCATTTATCGATGTTAAATTACAGCtacaatattttgaaaaaaaaaaattacatactgAAAATATTGACAGTGATTATTCACTGAATGAcagtattattgaaaataaaatatctgaaGAATTTGATACTGATAAACAAGAAAATCCTCCTGgtgattattgttataaaaaaaaattacaaaagacTGAaaattatcaggaaaaattaattgatacatgtagtaaaaaaaatagttcagATCcagatatttatcattgttattgtttaaacatttcaTTGAAtagtgttaaattaaaatcaggATTATCAGTTGGACATATTGAATTtag ATTTCGTCATCCAAAAGCTGACACAATGTCAACAACACATTCAAAAATTCCAGTTACCACTGACAGTCAGTTGAAATTAAAAGACattgaatgtaaattaaatttcgtaTCATCATCTGACGAAATAAAAAGATTGCTGTCAATATATCCACCGAAAATAAGTGTTCATGCTGATGATAGTTGTATTGGACAGTGTGTTCTTGATGTCGAAGAATTGTTTCATCATAAAgag tTACAGTGTCAGTATGAGAGTAATTTGTCATCTAATGATTATGGTGAAATTGGAGTTGTTGGAGTGATGATGAAGCTTGTGGATCTTGGACCTTACAACCGGACAGATCAACAAACTtggg AAGATAATTTTGGACCACCAATTCTTGATGACAGCTTGACTTACAAAATCATTGATGAACTTGAAACATGGAAAGAACGTcagcaaaaaattttttacattgaa ttgaaaaaaaaagaagaaagacACTTGAATAGACTCAGTGAAGAGTGGAAAAAACGAAGAGAAGTATTAGAATCAAGTTTAACATGTAGCATTGAACAGTGTAAAATGTTGACGGATAATTTAAACAGTGCAACAAATGATTTACGAACAAGAAGACTACAAAGTATGGAAAAAGaagcaaaattaataaaaataaatgaagaattaaaatggacatatgataaaaaatttcaagagttAACAGAAACATcagataaattacaaaatgaatttactaaaaag tTGTCATTattagaagaagaaaaaaaagattatgaaaaaaaattatcatcattaaaaataaaaaatgaagaattagaaaatataattaaaaaacaaacagataatttaatagcaaatcaaaaaaatataacaatacaaaatcaaaatactgaaatgttaaataatataaaattattagaaaaaaaattgcaagattcacaaaaaagtaaaatatattttaaagaagAATGGGGTAAAGCAATACGTGAAATTcaaatgctaaaaaataataatattgaagtaCAATTTGaaacaagtaaaaatgaatttaaaaaaaaaaataatttagaagaaatattaaaaattgatacagCTGAATTGaccaatgataaattattattaaatcaaatacaacgtgaaattgatattattaaaccAAAATCATCATACAGAACTGATATCCCTGATGAATCATATTATCCAACAACATTTGATTCATGTTCaagattaaatattgatactgACATGTCAATTAGTACAAGAAAAATTGATCAACAAGAATTAAaactacaaaaattaattgatgaacgtgattcattattaaaaacagGAAGTTACAGCTCTGATGatcctattattattaatttagacAAAGAAATTAGTTCAATTATGaggtatttataa